One window of Cervus elaphus chromosome 2, mCerEla1.1, whole genome shotgun sequence genomic DNA carries:
- the AAMDC gene encoding mth938 domain-containing protein isoform X2, with amino-acid sequence MSSPEIASLSWGQMKVQGSTKIYKDCKVWPGGSRDWDWRETGTEGLCPQGLPPPTLQETLQNQQHSPGVQPADVEEVVEKGVQILVIGRGMSEALKVPPSTVEYLKKKGIDVRVLQTEQAVKEYNALVTQGIRVGGVFHSTC; translated from the exons ATGTCATCCCCTGAAATTGCTTCGCTCTCATGGGGGCAAATGAAAGTACAAGGCTCTACAAAAATCTATAAGGACTGCAAAGTGTGGCCAGGGGGAAGTCGGGATTGGGATTGGAGAGAAACAGGAACTGAG GGTCTTTGTCCCCAgggcctccctccccccactctCCAAGAGACCCTCCAAAAccagcag CATTCTCCTGGCGTGCAGCCTGCAGACGTGGAGGAAGTTGTGGAGAAGGGTGTGCAGATCCTTGTGATTGGCCGAGGGATGAGTGAGGCCTTAAAG GTACCCCCATCAACCGTGGAGTACCTCAAGAAAAAAGGCATTGATGTGCGGGTCCTCCAGACAGAGCAGGCAGTGAAGGAGTATAATGCCTTGGTTACCCAAGGCATCAGGGTGGGAGGGGTCTTCCATTCCACCTGCTGA
- the AAMDC gene encoding mth938 domain-containing protein isoform X1 codes for MSSPEIASLSWGQMKVQGSTKIYKDCKVWPGGSRDWDWRETGTEHSPGVQPADVEEVVEKGVQILVIGRGMSEALKVPPSTVEYLKKKGIDVRVLQTEQAVKEYNALVTQGIRVGGVFHSTC; via the exons ATGTCATCCCCTGAAATTGCTTCGCTCTCATGGGGGCAAATGAAAGTACAAGGCTCTACAAAAATCTATAAGGACTGCAAAGTGTGGCCAGGGGGAAGTCGGGATTGGGATTGGAGAGAAACAGGAACTGAG CATTCTCCTGGCGTGCAGCCTGCAGACGTGGAGGAAGTTGTGGAGAAGGGTGTGCAGATCCTTGTGATTGGCCGAGGGATGAGTGAGGCCTTAAAG GTACCCCCATCAACCGTGGAGTACCTCAAGAAAAAAGGCATTGATGTGCGGGTCCTCCAGACAGAGCAGGCAGTGAAGGAGTATAATGCCTTGGTTACCCAAGGCATCAGGGTGGGAGGGGTCTTCCATTCCACCTGCTGA